tattttaactataattaaaattttatcaaaatataactaataagTACTAGAATATAATtcgtttttaatatttaaaaatttatataataatattaattttaataacaataattaaaaattcatcaaaatgtAACAAATAAGCATTAGAATATcggttttttttcttaaaagtttagAACATAGAGAATATTTAAACTCGAGTTTAAATATCCAGAATTATAAATCAAACTAAACCAAACgtgtaataatattaatttctacAATTACAACTAAAAGTAGTCCAAATATAATTAACAAGTATTAggcaataaaaataataataaataaatgtcttcttaaatatttatattaagaatgtcttttcttatcaattactaacacataaattatttaaatcatatttgtTTACAAATTTTGGTTTCATATAAGATGATATAAATTCATGCATTCATAATGCAAAAAAAGCTTTTAacgtatgttattttttacttttaacgtTTGATCTCATTCTGACGTCATATTGGGAGACTCAATTAGATGTCAGATGCCAAATTTGACGTCAATTGACGTTGGATTACATGTGGCCAAACGTTGTAATAGACGTCGACTATCATGTACCCAACATTAAGCGCACTGAGCGCGTTTCTGCCTAGCTCAGTGAGGATTTTCAAAGACTGTCTCTGGAACGAAATAGACATCGAATGTGTATTGGTAGACATCATTAGACATCGGAGagtgcactaaccgacgtccaaggttttttttaaaacaaaaaaataaatttatttttataataaaatgacacttgaaaaacagaaaataatcTCAGCACATCAAAatctaatatattatatgtgtttCAAGTGAACATGGtactaaacaataaaaaaaaaatccaaaacttaaacttaaacttAAGCTAATTAATGTTCAACGGCAAAAAAAGTCTTCCTAAGGTATGGGCATGGGTCCTAAGTCCATCTTTGCAAAAGATAAGCTGCCCACTCTTGTCGTATCTTCTTAATTGTATGCTCTGATATAGAAGATGTATTATTGAAGTCAAGTCGAATTCATTATGTTTGCATATGTTAAAAGCTATATTTGATTTCTAATGTATTTAAGGTAAGTATCATTACCTTAGTTCAGTCATATGTCATGTCAGCTCAAATAATGGTTTTAATCCAAGACGTGACATAGTAGCCACATTCGCATGAATATAGttgcttgttacactaaaatgacaaactaaatagtCACATATGTAGATCATACAATAACATAGAAAATGAATAAGAACTATAAATGACTTACAACCTTTGGATACATGATTTGAACTAGCTGACCTCTAGGTTTACCCATAACTCTATTTACATTGAAAACATGggataatattaatataactatattcatcataaaatttaaGGTCAACATggatttaaaacataaaaagagaaacacttacctagggatgacaaaaaaatccgcGCCCGcagatatccgcggataaaataTGCGACAGATAGTTggtacccgcggatatttactacccgaaacccgcggatagcgggtattttaatacttgcttataaacgggtcgggtacgggtgttatactatccgtactagcggatatccgctacccgtaaaaaacaaaagtaaaaatttaatttttattttattaacttaaatttaattaaaattaacattaattttatattttacaaggttaaatttaattaaaattatactatatgaagtataccgatcggaattaattatcatttatggacaattaacaagtattaataggtcagattgccTTACTCTGTACAAAATtacggtattgattattgattattcgatttgattgcctaaaagtatactgcactaattaataggtcagatactctttacaaaatatacggtattgattattgattattcgatttgattgcctaaaagtatactgcactaattaataggtcagatactctttacaaaatatacggtattgattattgattattgattattggactcgattgcctaaaaatatattgcacaaatggttaatcaatgggaTTGCCTGCCACATGCCCtgtaaatatacaattgatgtctaggtacaatcttcctcttcaatcctaataaaatttagacatCTTTATatcttgagcgtcggagtgtcttctgcacgtcaacaacccatcggagtgGATGGCATTCTcaggaaggattgaagatcaaaagagaacaaagtaaAGAAGGACGACTAACCCTCggaccaattcaaccgaaacaaaaattaaattttaatttatatttaatttaatttatatcatattttatatattttttttgtaattatatttaaattttattttaataatttataaaaatatatttttttaaatatttgcaggTATCCGCAGATATCcacgggttttaaaatattcgcGGATGTTTTTTAAGCGAGTATCCGTGCGGGTAACGGGTGGATTTCTTTTTGTCGGGTGAGGATGcaggtaggcactatccgtacccgacccgacccgtttcCATCCCTACAATTACCCTTGTAGCATGtttttcaagtcatttttcatccttCAGTGCAAGGAACAAAACCACAGAATTTTGCATTGTATGGGAACGATGACCATCAGTTGCCAATGAAACCTATCATGAATCACAAATACTTAGTAGGTTAATTAAGTGaactttaatcaaattttacatttttcaacacaaacccatcaatgtatggcgaAAAGTATATGTCCCAATATGACTtagccatccatgtttgcaaataattttgttttgtctcAAGTGTGTTACCAGAAGGTTGAAgggtctgaggttcaacaaattcGTACATGGAAGACCGTGTTTGTACAAATCCGTACATGGTCTGattgtgtccatgtacctataaaaagaaagttaatttGTTAGAAACTAATAATCTAAATCCAAATAATATGGAAGACAAAATTGATTATCTTACACGCACCAAAGTTGAAGgattgaaatattcaacatcttgtCTCCCCCAATGACCTCTAGTGCATCATTTAATGTGATATATACTAGCACATGGCACTAGAGGCCAAATACTATCAAATCCCAGAACAATTCTACTGGTCCTTTGGATAACTTTGGTAATTTTGTCATGAGCTTTGTTAAAGGATCATCCTCCACTTCtgccatgtcatcatcttcatgtATCACTGGCTCATGCATGGACAGTTTTTGAGAACGTATGAAttgaaataaatcaatcaaagtaatcaatcaatatttataaatttaacataaaaatactaaaactagAAATATAATACATGTGGTGTGGCAATGTGTGTCATGATCAATGGTTTAAGCCAGACTATAAATGTTCCAATGGCCTCCCCCACAAAATGAATTTCCGAAGTCGGTACAGACACCTGAGTCTGGGGATCACGAACTTCATCAATGGTCACACGCGCGTGGTGGGTAGGGATGACAATGgatcgggcacggatagtgcctacccgcaacccgacccgtAGGATAAAAATGTACCCGCCACCCCGACCCGTTACCCGTCAGGTATCCGTTTTAAAAATATtcgcgggtattttaaaacccaggggtacccgcggatacccgcaaaaatttaaaaaaaatatatattttatacattttaaaataaaattgggttaaatatgtttttagtccctatactttgggacgattttggttttagtccctctttcaaactaaggtacagtttaatccttcaactttagaaaactctggttttagtcctttttacctaatttttttaactttatttgctgtttcaaatgcgtttctcagttaacattgaagcaaaaatgtgtcaaacagtgtaatcaatccaaatgctataatgaaacgtgcttgaaacaacaaataaagttaaaaaaatttgataaaaaggactaaaaccagagttttctaaagttgaaggactaaattgtaccttagtttgaaagagggactaaaaccaaaatcgccccaaagtatagggactaaaaacatatttaacccaataaaatttaaataaaattacaaaatatatatatatatatatatatatatatatatatatatatatatatatattatataatataaattaaattaaatataaattaaaaattaattttaattaaatttaacctaataaaatatgattttattttatttttaattaaatttaattataaaatatataaattaattttttttattattttttgcgagTAACGTGTACTCGCGggtcgggtagtatactactcgtacccgacccgtttagaagtgggtattaaaatacccattATCCGTTACCCGtgggtagtaaatatccacgAGTAGTAACTACCCACCACAGGTTTTACCCGCTGATACCCGTGTCTgcgaatttttttgccatccctagtggTGGTGTAATAAAGGAGCACCATGAATAGTTTGCCCTTCCTCAAGTACTCATCCGACAACCACTACGCGTGGGGGATCCCCATCAACCAATAACTCATATTGACCACTATAGTTAGTAAGGTCTACAGCAGAGCATGATCCTTCTATGCTCACCCGAGGTGTTGTTGGAGCTTCAGTGGGCAACCCCATGGTGCCCTGGGTCATGGAATGCAACTTTTCTTCAAGCGCTCtttagatttctttttcttcttgtatttGCTCCATGAATCGTTGCTTCATAGATCTCATGCTTTGATTAGCCTTTCCTTAGCCCCTCCAACCTCACACACACGCCCTGGGTGCTCGAGCTTTCCAATGGTAGTTGTCAAAATGTCATCCCTACCTTGGCCAACAAAGAAACCCTTAGCTtgctgctcaaccaactcatcctgcatATGACAATGAAATTTGCTACATAAAACACATAATACGATAAATACATAAccaattaatgtttaaaaattgtACTTACAATTCTTTGTGAGATTAAGGCAGCTAAGGAGgatgtcatgttcccatcaGACTTAGTATGAGCAATCTTCCACATCTCGTACCTAGCAGATGCAGGTGTTAGGTCGGGGGACTCAAGTCCTAAAGCCTCTGGTAAActctttctcatttttctatCAAGGAATGCATAATCGCCTTGTTATAACAcgtgtggtgcatcatttagGCTTTGTCTTTCTTTGGTGACTAACCTTTTGCCCTAGCAAACCATTTAAATTCATAAGTGTAAAATCACAATTGAATGCATTATCTAACTATAGAAATATGTTAAGAAACAAACCTACCATTCCCTAAACTCTCTAGATGCACGAAACTGCATCCACTCCTCTTCAGTTATTTTGTACTTGGCATAAGGAGACTCGTGTTGTCTGTCTCCAGAGACATGTAGATGTGTCAACCTTGCCTTGAAATCCCTTCATCCAATCGCTATGTGAGATAACACTTTCTTTCTAATTTGACCAGTGTTTGgaatatcaaaattttgttgtttaaaacaaaaaacatgttaatgacaaaataaaaacaaggtaATTGTTTTAAGTAAACATACCTGAATGTCTTGCCATAGGAGGTTCTTGTCGACCTCTAGGGCGTCATCCTAAGATGCAATGATGATTGAAACATGGGTTTTTGCTAACATACCCAGATAACTCCTAAACTTCTCAGCATATGGCCCTGAAGGTAGACCCGATGTAGGATTAATATCGACCTGTATCCTCTCCATGGAAACATGTCGGGATGTGACATCAGGAAATCGCGTCACAGATCGACCACTTCAGCTCTTTCTTGATCTCGAGCTCGACAAACTTGAGAAAACAATGTTAGTAATAcatgaaatatgataaatagaACAAACTGTATAGgctataaaaaaacataaaacctaTTAAGGTATTGTTTTCACTCATATCCCTTCATTGTGATCACTCCAAATTGCGTGGATGTCATCGGCTACGTCATCGACCATGTCTTTAATGGGTCTTGATGCAAAAGATATTGTCTCAAGTATATCTATAGAATCTTCACCATCATATCCATGCACAGATGTTGACTTCCTGTTCACAGAGTTTGCAAAAGATGTTGTCTTCCCACTCACAGAGTTTGCGTTTTTTtcaacatattgcaagaactcTTAAACTCCCTTATCATATTCTTGACTGATGCAACTTTCAttccactacaagaaaaatcgtcGTTATCTACaaccaaaatccgtatataaggctccaaatccgtatataatctttggttatatacggattacatacggcaaaaaatccgtatataatactgtcgtaggtagtgttatatacggattttccgtatataacttatatacggataatccgtatataagttatatacggaatatccgtatataagttatatacggattatccgtatataagttatatacaattttttaaacagCACCATGGATTACGCATTTCCAAACACAAATTAAATCATTACACCTGCCCATTATATCCAGTCATTCATTTCACATACAAATAAAGTCTTAAATCAAAGAACAACATTTAGCATTAATCCATATTAGAAAAGTATACAAAATTGTCCATTAGACcaaataaaagttcaaataagTTCTCCAGATAATAAGTTTCAGTCTAGATGTCCTTATTCTAAAAACATAActagtaatttttttcatatcgATCCTGTTGTGGTTGATCCTGTTGTTGTGGTTGATCCTCCTGATTGTCCTGAGGTTGATCCTCCTGTGCTTGTTGTAGTTGCTGAACATTAGGTTGTGAAAGATTTTGGGATTGAAAAAATTCTTGTGCAGCTGCTGTTGCAGAAGGCGGAAGGTGATGCAATATGGCGCCAATAAAACcttcaaatttagaattcatctCCCNAAGTCGGCGAAGTTCCTCATCATGGGTTGATACTATATTTTGAAGGTTAGAAATGTCCTGCACAATCGGTTGCTGAGAAGAAGATGCATGTGTCTGTTGTATGTAACTATCGACACANNNNNNNNNNNNNNNNNNNNNNNNNNNNNNNNNNNNNNNNNNNNNNNNNNNNNNNNNNNNNNNNNNNNNNNNNNNNNNNNNNNNNNNNNNNNNNNNNNNNNNNNNNNNNNNNNNNNNNNNNNNNNNNNNNNNNNNNNNNNNNNNNNNNNNNNNNNNNNNNNNNNNNNNNNNNNNNNNNNNNNNNNNNNNNNNNNNNNNNNNNNNNNNNNNNNNNNNNNNNNNNNNNNNNNNNNNNNNNNNNNNNNNNNNNNNNNNNNNNNNNNNNNNNNNNNNNNNNNNNNNNNNNNNNNNNNNNNNNNNNNNNNNNNNNNNNNNNNNNNNNNNNNNNNNNNNNNNNNNNNNNNNNNNNNNNNNNNNNNNNNNNNNNNNNNNNNNAATAGATTTAGTAGAAACTAACATGTGTCCTTCTAGACCTTTCATCGACAAATTGTCCTGTTGATGCTCTAATATGTGTCTGCTGAAAAATTTCATCGACATGCACTGTCCGACCAAGCTCCTGTGACTGTAACCAAAGAAGATGTAAGTTgttaacaacaaatatttgtaaaattaattagtagaattgtataataaaattcatatgtCATCATACCAGACGAATAGCATGCTCATGCACGCTAATAGATCCCTCGGTGTGCAAACAACCACCCTTGTCAGATGTCCTGTTCTTTTTGGTGGTTTCACACTTTTGTCTAAAAGCTGGCATGTTCCACTTCTCTAAAAGACCATTCCAGACAATGTCTCCCATCCACTCAGGTTTTTTCCCTTCTCTTTGAGCTTTTTTAAACATCTCAGATAATCTATGAGATGCTTTGCTGTGGAAATTTTTNTTAACCTTTTCTTCATGTTCAATGCTCCATGATACCTTTCTCTATtgacaaaaaagataaatattgacAAGGAAAAGGTTCAGTACTACATGTATTGTGCTTCATAAAATATTGACCAGAAAAAACATACTCCATGCTTTGTAAGTCgttatatgttttatatgttttatatgttaAGTGCTCTATTGTGCTTCATAAAATATTGCACTGGCATCAATTCAGACTAGCAATGAGTAGACATATGGACTATGTAAGGTTTATACCAACAAAACTTAACCAATCTAGTTATCAACTAGCAAAACAATTTCTGTGTTCATAATCTAGTTATAAACTATAGTTATGGTTGAAACTGAAAATTCACTAAGTCTTCACATATTTCTTGATGAATTGCTTACTTGGATGTAACCAGTATATTGATAAGAAGCACGAGTCTATTCAAAATGCAACTACCAATAAGAAAGCAGACTCTGATTCtgaagagtaaggaagagataTTGAGAAAAACGACAAGCATCTCAAACAAGAAGAGATGGTATAGTCATTTGTagcatatttatttatttgttttgtttgNTTAATTTGACCACTAGATTTCTCTCCATAATTTgctaaaagtttaatttttgtgttaaacTTCAATGTCAGATAAAGATTGNTGAACTGAAACAGGTTTGCTCCTGACCTGATTTTCTTGAGGTTGGAATACTCTGTTTAGTATACTTGGTTTTGAACATTTGTGTCTTCACTCCAAACTTTCTACTTTGCTCCTATGCTATTATGCAAACCTTGTAATACTATCTTTTCACTCTAGTTCTTTTAATCCAAACAATCTCACCCtcatttcatttctcttttgtATTTTCTCACTCCCCCACTTATCATCACACCATCTAAATAAAGGCTTGACTGCATGATAATATGGTTGTTATATACATGCACAGTTTTAAATGCACTGGATTCTAATGGTGCAGCATCCTGCTTCTCACCCAACTCCGTTGActgtttttttgttgtgttgtgcaTGCTTGCTAGTGGGTAAGGGAAGAGTGGTGACTCAATTGACAACCCTTACTCTAAATGGCACTGAACCCACTTCAGTAACTTTTGTCTTTGCAATGTACGTGTTTCTGtctttttaaacattattaagTGATTTTACTAAATTACTGTACTCCTTACTTATGTGTCAGGTTTTCTTCTGTTTTCTCATGCACACTTATATTGAGAAGGAAGAGAGTAAAATGTTGAAACAAAAGTTTACCTATaaaatgttcaaatcaaaagtttaattaaacaCAAGTCTACCTTAAAACGCTCAAAGAAAACATCTCTACGAGTCTGAGGGATTTGTCCCCATGTCAACCACGGCTCATCAAACTGTCCTTTGATGGTGGCTGTGATATCTTTGgatgttgtttttgttggataaaacctataccaaaaataaaagtcaaatattagaatattacattattatacaATTAGGTacataaaatgaattatttgttaCCCTCCTCCAATAGGTTTAATGATTGGACGATTGTCGGAAACATCTTCAACATTTCCCGCTGAACTTGAATGTGGAACTCCATCCCCTGTAGGAGGTGTTGGTGCAATATTTGTACGAGTTGTTGGGTTAGAACCAACATGGGGGAAGGGTGATCTCCATTGATCAGTACCACGTTGTTGTGGACTAGGTGTGAAGGTAGGAACTTCCAATGAAGGTGGAATAAATGGTGCAATAGGTGTCAAACCAGGAATTGCCAATGGTGGTGGAACAGATCTAGCAGTGGAGGTAGGTGTAGATGGTTGACTACTTGAACTACTTACGTTATTGAAACGGGACATCAACTTCACCAGATAAGCTTTCTTCTTCCCCTTCTCCTTATCTGAGTTTCCTGAAGGTGGAATAGGAGGGTCACAACCACCTGTTGCCATATTCttcaacataaaaacaaaattgttggtcaatttatttttacaattcaaTGGAAAGGAAAATTAAGAGAAGAAGATAATGATGTTGTCAAAATAACTTTAATCCACACAAAACCATTGcagaataaattataattagcaAAATAACTTCTAAAACAGTATTATAGGCTGCTTCTTTTTTATCAGAATGAGGACTCACAAGGAAAAAcctatacaaaaaaaaattcaattagcCATGATAGAGTGCTGACCCACACCAGATTTTATCAGAAGATAAATGTGATCAATATAAAgcttaaaattaagaaagaaaagcacAGCAGAAGGAAGACTtgtatgataaaataaacaacTCTGCATATTCAGAAACAGATTTATAGAATTAAAACTAAAGCTAAACTAAAGGGGCAAACAATTACCTTGCCAAGCTCTAAAAGCTGGTCTCGAGTATATTGCACACGCTCACGAACCTCAAAACGTGAATCTCCAgtctataaaacaaaaactagtaAGATACAGATGTTACGAACTAGTGTGTATGGAACTAGTGTAATGATGAACTTAGAGTCACAGATAAATCAATCTATATAGCTGAAGTACGTGAGAATGATGAAACCAAGAGCGAAcaattaagtaatttttaatgttCATTGATTCAGAATTCTCatttcctatatatatatatatatatattatatatccaTCACTTAATAAGTTCAAAAATCTAATGTTATGTTTACCTGTATCTTGCAGTATATCTTGGTGAGTGAAGCAATATGTTTATGACTTGAAAAGGGGAAGTACAATGATTAATGTAACTAGGACAACTTAAACTATCGTTTATGAATGGGAACATTTCAATAAAGAGCAAGTTTATGAAAACATGGTTTTCTATTTGCACTAATCTAGCAAttggttatttttattactGCTATATGAATAAGCTGATCATGAAAACAATTTGAGCAGGTAAATTTGACAATGAGGTAAATGCAGCAAGAGCTCATGATTTGGTGACTCTGAAACTTGGGGGATCCGATGTAAAAACAAACTTTCCAGTAAGCTATGTATACCagtaaaaacaatttttattttttaaggtaattttcttaataaagtTAGACTCGTTCAAATCTTGATATTCTTATCACAGCTTTTTCTACAGAGGAATTAATTTACTCCAATGCTTGAGAGNNNNNNNNNNNNNNNNNNNNNNNNNNNNNNNNNNNNNNNNNNNNNNNNNNNNNNNNNNNNNNNNNNNNNNNNNNNNNNNNNNNNNNNNNNNNNNNNNNNNNNNNNNNNNNNNNNNNNNNNNNNNNNNNNNNNNNNNNNNNNNNNNNNNNNNNNNNNNNNNNNNNNNNNNNNNNNNNNNNNNNNNNNNNNNNNNNNNNNNNNNNNNNNNNNNNNNNNNNNNNNNNNNNNNNNNNNNNNNNNNNNNNNNNNNNNNNNNNNNNNNNNNNNNNNNNNNNNNNNNNNNNNNNNNNNNNNNNNNNNNNNNNNNNNNNNNNNNNNNNNNNNNNNNNNNNNNNNNNNNNNNNNNNNNNNNNNNNNNNNNNNNNNNNNNNNNNNNNNNNNNNNNNNNNNNNNNNNNNNNNNNNNNNNNNNNNNNNNNNNNNNNNNNNNNNNNNNNNNNNNNNNNNNNNNNNNNNNNNNNNNNNNNNNNNNNNNNNNNNNNNNNNNNNNNNNNNNNNNNNNNNNNNNNNNNNNNNNNNNNNNNNNNNNNNNNNNNNNNNNNNNNNNNNNNNNNNNNNNNNNNNNNNNNNNNNNNNNNNNNNNNNNNNNNNNNNNNNNNNNNNNNNNNNNNNNNNNNNNNNNNNNNNNNNNNNNNNNNNNNNNNNNNNNNNNNNNNNNNNNNNNNNNNNNNNNNNNNNNNNNNNNNNNNNNNNNNNNNNNNNNNNNNNNNNNNNNNNNNNNNNNNNNNNNNNNNNNNNNNNNNNNNNNNNNNNNNNNNNNNNNNNNNNNNNNNNNNNNNNNNNNNNNNNNNNNNNNNNNNNNNNNNNNNNNNNNNNNNNNNNNNNNNNNNNNNNNNNNNNNNNNNNNNNNNNNNNNNNNNNNNNNNNNNNNNNNNNNNNNNNNNNNNNNNNNNNNNNNNNNNNNNNNNNNNNNNNNNNNNNNNNNNNNNNNNNNNNNNNNNNNNNNNNNNNNNNNNNNNNNNNNNNNNNNNNNNNNNNNNNNNNNNNNNNNNNNNNNNNNNNNNNNNNNNNNNNNNNNNNNNNNNNNNNNNNNNNNNNNNNNNNNNNNNNNNNNNNNNNNNNNNNNNNNNNNNNNNNNNNNNNNNNNNNNNNNNNNNNNNNNNNNNNNNNNNNNNNNNNNNNNNNNNNNNNNNNNNNNNNNNNNNNNNNNNNNNNNNNNNNNNNNNNNNNNNNNNNNNNNNNNNNNNNNNNNNNNNNNNNNNNNNNNNNNNNNNNNNNNNNNNNNNNNNNNNNNNNNNNNNNNNNNNNNNNNNNNNNNNNNNNNNNNNNNNNNNNNNNNNNNNNNNNNNNNNNNNNNNNNNNNNNNNNNNNNNNNNNNNNNNNNNNNNNNNNNNNNNNNNNNNNNNNNNNNNNNNNNNNNNNNNNNNNNNNNNNNNNNNNNNNNNNNNNNNNNNNNNNNNNNNNNNNNNNNNNNNNNNNNNNNNNNNNNNNNNNNNNNNNNNNNNNNNNNNNNNNNNNNNNNNNNNNNNNNNNNNNNNNNNNNNNNNNNNNNNNNNNNNNNNNNNNNNNNNNNNNNNNNNNNNNNNNNNNNNNNNNNNNNNNNNNNNNNNNNNNNNNNNNNNNNNNNNNNNNN
Above is a genomic segment from Vigna radiata var. radiata cultivar VC1973A chromosome 10, Vradiata_ver6, whole genome shotgun sequence containing:
- the LOC111242693 gene encoding uncharacterized protein LOC111242693, with protein sequence MLKNMATGGCDPPIPPSGNSDKEKGKKKAYLVKLMSRFNNVSSSSSQPSTPTSTARSVPPPLAIPGLTPIAPFIPPSLEVPTFTPSPQQRGTDQWRSPFPHVGSNPTTRTNIAPTPPTGDGVPHSSSAGNVEDVSDNRPIIKPIGGGFYPTKTTSKDITATIKGQFDEPWLTWGQIPQTRRDVFFERFKRKVSWSIEHEEKVXKNFHSKASHRLSEMFKKAQREGKKPEWMGDIVWNGLLEKWNMPAFRQKCETTKKNRTSDKGGCLHTEGSISVHEHAIRLSQELGRTVHVDEIFQQTHIRASTGQFVDERSRRTHVSFY